A single genomic interval of Pseudoroseomonas cervicalis harbors:
- a CDS encoding TetR/AcrR family transcriptional regulator, which translates to MTKSAAEQPGARARQRAARRAQILAAAERVFAEAGFEGASMAAIAAEAGLPKANLHYYFGTKEALYAALLRELLGLWLSATEAIRLESDPAEALTAYVRAKMAWSRSRPLASRVFANEVLHGAPVLDAEFAGPMRQLVEEKSRVLQGWIEQGRMAPIAPQHLFFALWAMTQTYADFAAQIRPVLGVDALGEAEFAAATETVLRLVLRGCGLPAP; encoded by the coding sequence ATGACCAAAAGCGCGGCAGAGCAGCCCGGGGCGCGGGCCCGGCAGCGCGCGGCGCGGCGGGCGCAGATCCTGGCCGCCGCCGAGCGGGTCTTCGCCGAGGCCGGGTTCGAGGGCGCCAGCATGGCCGCCATCGCCGCGGAGGCCGGGCTGCCCAAGGCCAATCTCCACTATTATTTCGGCACCAAGGAGGCGCTCTACGCCGCGCTGCTGCGGGAACTGCTGGGGCTGTGGCTGTCCGCCACCGAGGCGATCCGCCTCGAAAGCGACCCGGCCGAGGCGCTGACGGCCTATGTGCGGGCCAAGATGGCCTGGTCGCGCAGCCGGCCGCTGGCCTCGCGCGTCTTCGCCAATGAGGTGCTGCATGGCGCGCCGGTACTGGACGCCGAATTCGCCGGGCCGATGCGCCAGCTGGTGGAGGAGAAGTCGCGCGTGCTGCAGGGCTGGATCGAGCAGGGGCGGATGGCGCCGATCGCGCCGCAGCACCTGTTCTTCGCGCTGTGGGCGATGACCCAGACCTATGCCGATTTCGCCGCGCAGATCCGGCCCGTCCTCGGGGTGGATGCGCTGGGCGAGGCCGAGTTCGCGGCGGCGACCGAGACGGTGCTGCGGCTGGTGCTGCGCGGCTGCGGCCTGCCGGCCCCCTGA
- a CDS encoding tripartite tricarboxylate transporter substrate binding protein — protein MKELRRRGLLAAGLTAGLSAPLILPGTARAQARYPNRPITLICPWGAGGGTDATARIIAALLEKDLGQPINVVNRTGGNGVVGHSAIATAPADGYTIGILTVEIAMLRHAGLTQLSWQDYTPIGLMNEDPPGVQVSASAPWQDIKALAEAIKASPPGRYKASGTGQGGIWHLGLVGWLQAMGLKPDHVRWVPSNGAAPAMQDLAAGGVDIVTCSVPEARAMLDAGRARSLAIMAAQRNPQFAQVPTLNETLGIRHATGAWRGIAGPKNLPDGMRQTLTAALERAYNSSEYRDFMNARGFGTVWADAGGFASFMGESDKAMGEAMRAAGLARG, from the coding sequence ATGAAAGAGCTGCGTCGTCGCGGCCTGCTGGCCGCCGGCCTCACCGCCGGGCTGTCCGCCCCGCTCATCCTGCCGGGCACGGCCCGGGCACAGGCGCGCTATCCCAACCGCCCGATCACGCTGATCTGCCCCTGGGGCGCCGGCGGCGGCACCGATGCCACGGCGCGCATCATCGCGGCGCTGCTGGAGAAGGATCTCGGCCAGCCGATCAATGTGGTGAACCGCACCGGCGGCAATGGCGTGGTCGGGCATTCCGCCATCGCGACGGCGCCGGCGGATGGCTACACCATCGGCATCCTGACGGTGGAGATCGCCATGCTCCGCCATGCCGGGCTGACCCAGCTGAGCTGGCAGGACTACACGCCGATCGGGCTGATGAACGAGGATCCGCCGGGCGTGCAGGTCAGCGCCTCGGCCCCCTGGCAGGACATCAAGGCGCTGGCGGAGGCGATCAAGGCCTCGCCGCCCGGGCGGTATAAGGCCTCCGGCACCGGGCAGGGCGGCATCTGGCATCTCGGCCTGGTGGGGTGGCTGCAGGCGATGGGCCTGAAGCCCGACCATGTGCGCTGGGTGCCCTCGAATGGCGCGGCGCCGGCGATGCAGGACCTGGCGGCGGGCGGGGTCGACATCGTCACCTGCTCGGTGCCCGAGGCGCGGGCGATGCTGGATGCCGGGCGGGCGCGCAGCCTCGCCATCATGGCGGCGCAGCGCAATCCGCAATTCGCCCAGGTGCCGACGCTGAACGAGACGCTGGGCATCCGCCACGCGACCGGCGCCTGGCGCGGCATCGCCGGGCCGAAGAACCTGCCCGACGGCATGCGCCAGACCCTGACCGCGGCGCTGGAGCGCGCCTACAACAGCAGCGAATACCGCGACTTCATGAACGCCCGCGGCTTCGGCACGGTCTGGGCCGATGCCGGCGGCTTCGCCAGCTTCATGGGCGAATCCGACAAGGCGATGGGCGAGGCGATGCGCGCCGCCGGCCTGGCGCGCGGCTGA
- a CDS encoding tripartite tricarboxylate transporter TctB family protein, which produces MRVNDAVLGLALLLLAGAVFGTTFSFPSFPGQDYGPALFPRLLAGGLALCGLVLLPRGLAARRAGGPWLALEGWMRQPTPLLSFLLMPLGALAYLLLAEPLGFLPVAFLLLLGLFLWFGAGWRRALPVALLSTWLVHWFFAGLMRVPLPRGPLPDLFL; this is translated from the coding sequence ATGCGGGTGAATGACGCGGTCCTCGGCCTCGCGCTGCTGTTGCTGGCGGGCGCCGTATTCGGGACCACCTTCTCCTTCCCCTCCTTCCCCGGCCAGGATTACGGGCCGGCGCTGTTCCCGCGGCTGCTGGCCGGCGGGCTGGCACTGTGCGGGCTGGTGCTGCTGCCGCGCGGCCTGGCGGCGCGCCGCGCCGGCGGGCCCTGGCTGGCGCTGGAGGGCTGGATGCGCCAGCCGACGCCGCTGCTCTCCTTCCTGCTGATGCCGCTCGGCGCGCTGGCCTATCTGCTGCTGGCCGAGCCGCTGGGCTTCCTGCCGGTCGCCTTCCTGCTGCTGCTCGGCCTGTTCCTGTGGTTCGGGGCGGGCTGGCGGCGGGCGCTGCCGGTCGCGCTGCTGTCGACCTGGCTGGTGCACTGGTTCTTCGCCGGGCTGATGCGGGTGCCGCTGCCGCGCGGCCCGCTGCCCGATCTTTTCCTGTGA
- a CDS encoding tripartite tricarboxylate transporter permease → MDPILQALALVFEPTVLAVILGSAVFGMFVGAMPGLTATMATALLVPVTFFMPPVPALGAIVTATAMAIFSGDIPAAMLRMPGTPASAAYTDESYAMARKGQLDLNLGVNLVFSVLGGIFGVIVLILAAPNLAELALNFSSFEYFWLACLGLTCAVFIGGGDAVKGFVALFGGLLLACIGIDPAAGVPRFTMGNVDLMSGVNFIAVMIGAFAFSELLRGAASLHAGGGATVVPQIGNVFRGIGGVMRQYWRNALRGSVTGTLIGALPGAGADIAAWVAYAVAKRFSRTPQKFGTGHVEGVVEAGAANNSALGGAWIPALVFGIPGDSITAIVIGVLYMKGMNPGPTVFTENPQLIYAVFIIFLLANLIMLPLGWTVIKCAKQILRVPRNLLLPLILLFCLVGAFAMTNSGYGIALMLIFGLVGWFMEENGFPVAPLILGLVLGEMLEQNFMTSMIKSDGALLAFFERPIAGTLGVLTLLIWVLMLVRGAMAPRRAVAA, encoded by the coding sequence ATGGATCCGATCCTGCAGGCCCTGGCGCTGGTCTTCGAGCCGACCGTGCTGGCCGTCATCCTCGGCTCGGCGGTGTTCGGCATGTTCGTCGGCGCCATGCCGGGGCTGACCGCCACCATGGCGACGGCGCTGCTGGTGCCGGTCACCTTCTTCATGCCGCCGGTGCCGGCGCTGGGCGCCATCGTCACCGCGACCGCCATGGCGATCTTCTCCGGCGACATCCCGGCGGCGATGCTGCGCATGCCTGGCACGCCGGCCTCGGCCGCCTATACGGATGAATCCTATGCGATGGCGCGCAAGGGGCAGCTCGACCTGAACCTTGGCGTCAACCTGGTCTTCTCCGTGCTCGGCGGCATCTTCGGTGTCATCGTGCTGATCCTGGCGGCGCCGAACCTGGCCGAGCTGGCGCTGAACTTCTCCTCCTTCGAGTATTTCTGGCTGGCCTGCCTCGGCCTCACCTGCGCCGTGTTCATCGGCGGCGGCGATGCGGTGAAGGGCTTCGTCGCGCTGTTCGGCGGGCTGCTGCTGGCCTGCATCGGCATCGACCCGGCGGCCGGCGTGCCGCGCTTCACCATGGGCAATGTCGATCTGATGTCGGGGGTGAATTTCATCGCCGTGATGATCGGCGCCTTCGCCTTCTCCGAGCTGCTGCGCGGCGCGGCGTCGCTGCATGCCGGGGGTGGCGCCACGGTGGTGCCGCAGATCGGCAATGTCTTCCGCGGCATTGGCGGGGTGATGCGGCAATACTGGCGCAACGCGCTGCGCGGCTCGGTCACCGGCACGCTGATCGGCGCGCTGCCGGGGGCGGGCGCCGACATCGCCGCCTGGGTCGCCTATGCGGTGGCCAAGCGCTTCTCCCGCACGCCGCAGAAATTCGGCACCGGGCATGTGGAAGGCGTGGTGGAGGCGGGGGCGGCGAACAATTCGGCCCTCGGCGGCGCCTGGATCCCGGCGCTGGTCTTCGGCATCCCGGGCGATTCCATCACCGCCATCGTCATCGGCGTGCTCTACATGAAGGGGATGAATCCGGGCCCCACCGTGTTCACCGAGAACCCCCAGCTGATCTATGCGGTGTTCATCATCTTCCTGCTGGCGAACCTGATCATGCTGCCGCTGGGCTGGACGGTGATCAAATGCGCCAAGCAGATCCTGCGGGTTCCGCGCAACCTGCTGCTGCCGCTGATCCTGCTGTTCTGCCTGGTCGGCGCCTTCGCCATGACCAATAGCGGCTATGGCATCGCGCTGATGCTGATCTTCGGCCTGGTCGGCTGGTTCATGGAGGAGAATGGCTTCCCCGTGGCGCCGCTGATCCTCGGCCTGGTGCTCGGCGAGATGCTGGAGCAGAACTTCATGACCTCGATGATCAAGTCGGATGGCGCGCTGCTGGCCTTCTTCGAGCGGCCGATCGCCGGCACGCTCGGCGTGCTGACGCTGCTGATCTGGGTGCTGATGCTGGTGCGCGGCGCCATGGCGCCGCGGCGGGCCGTGGCGGCGTGA
- a CDS encoding nitrile hydratase accessory protein, translating into MSRCELPPALPGSGEEPVFEAPWQAQAFAMTLALHQAGCFAWGEWAETLGAEIARGGKPYYEHWLDALERIVAVKGIASEAVLAARREAWARAAARTPHGAPIELAKGLA; encoded by the coding sequence TTGTCGCGCTGTGAGCTGCCGCCCGCGCTGCCTGGCAGTGGGGAGGAACCGGTCTTCGAGGCGCCCTGGCAGGCCCAGGCCTTCGCCATGACGCTCGCCCTGCACCAGGCGGGCTGCTTCGCCTGGGGCGAATGGGCGGAGACCCTCGGCGCCGAGATCGCGCGCGGCGGCAAGCCCTATTACGAGCATTGGCTGGACGCGCTGGAGCGCATCGTGGCGGTGAAGGGCATCGCCTCGGAGGCGGTGCTGGCGGCGCGGCGCGAGGCCTGGGCCCGCGCCGCGGCGCGGACGCCGCATGGCGCGCCGATCGAGCTGGCGAAAGGCCTGGCCTGA
- the nthB gene encoding nitrile hydratase subunit beta, with product MNGAQDLGGMMGFGPVRPEPEEERFHAAWERRALAVTLAAGALGQWNIDASRHARETLPPGEYLTSSYYEIWIKGLEKLLLQRGLVSAEELAAGRVLQPGPALSALRAEQVAPVLARGTQYDRPAGAPARFAVGDAVRTRHFNPQHHTRLPRYARGRQGVVDRVHGVFVFPDSHAHGQGEAPQWLYTIRFTAAELWGEGADPTLTVSIDAWESYLVAL from the coding sequence ATGAATGGCGCGCAGGATCTCGGCGGCATGATGGGTTTCGGCCCGGTGCGGCCGGAGCCGGAGGAGGAGCGCTTCCACGCCGCCTGGGAGCGGCGCGCCCTGGCGGTGACGCTGGCCGCCGGTGCGCTCGGGCAATGGAACATCGATGCCTCCCGCCATGCGCGGGAGACCCTGCCGCCGGGCGAGTATCTGACCAGCTCCTATTACGAGATCTGGATCAAGGGGCTGGAGAAGCTGCTGCTGCAGCGCGGCCTGGTCTCGGCCGAGGAGCTGGCCGCCGGCCGGGTGCTGCAGCCCGGCCCCGCCTTGTCGGCGCTGCGGGCGGAGCAGGTGGCGCCGGTGCTGGCGCGCGGCACGCAGTATGACCGCCCGGCCGGCGCGCCGGCGCGTTTCGCGGTGGGCGATGCGGTGCGCACCCGCCACTTCAACCCGCAGCACCACACCCGCCTGCCGCGCTATGCCCGCGGCCGCCAGGGCGTGGTGGACAGGGTGCATGGCGTCTTCGTCTTCCCCGACAGCCACGCGCATGGCCAGGGCGAGGCGCCGCAATGGCTCTACACAATCCGCTTCACCGCCGCCGAGCTGTGGGGGGAGGGGGCGGACCCGACGCTGACCGTCTCCATCGATGCCTGGGAGTCCTATCTTGTCGCGCTGTGA
- the nthA gene encoding nitrile hydratase subunit alpha, producing MPHDPHHPHDHGHAHHHDHDHGASELSPMELRVRALESLLVEKGYADPAALDALIETYETRIGPRNGARVVARAWSDPQFLAALRQDASAAIHGMGFTGRQGEHMVAVENTPGEHNMVVCTLCSCYPWPVLGLPPTWYKSPAYRSRAAIDPRGVLADFGVTLPEGTRIRVWDSTAETRYLVIPMRPEGTEGWSEDRLAELVSRDAMIGTALARRPEDLA from the coding sequence ATGCCGCACGACCCGCACCACCCCCATGACCATGGCCACGCGCATCATCACGACCATGACCATGGCGCCAGCGAACTCTCGCCCATGGAGCTGCGCGTGCGCGCGCTGGAATCCCTGCTGGTCGAGAAGGGCTATGCCGATCCGGCGGCGCTGGACGCGCTGATCGAGACCTATGAAACCCGCATCGGCCCGCGCAACGGCGCCCGCGTCGTGGCGCGCGCCTGGAGCGATCCGCAGTTCCTGGCGGCGCTGCGGCAGGATGCCAGCGCGGCGATCCACGGCATGGGCTTCACCGGCCGCCAGGGCGAGCACATGGTGGCGGTGGAGAACACGCCCGGGGAGCACAACATGGTCGTCTGCACCCTGTGCTCCTGCTATCCCTGGCCGGTGCTGGGGCTGCCGCCGACCTGGTACAAATCGCCCGCCTACCGCTCGCGCGCGGCGATCGACCCGCGCGGCGTGCTGGCCGATTTCGGCGTGACCCTGCCCGAGGGCACGCGCATCCGGGTGTGGGATTCCACCGCCGAGACCCGCTACCTGGTCATCCCGATGCGCCCCGAGGGCACCGAGGGCTGGAGCGAGGACCGCCTGGCCGAGCTGGTCAGCCGCGATGCCATGATCGGCACCGCCCTGGCGCGCCGGCCGGAGGACCTCGCATGA
- the nikR gene encoding nickel-responsive transcriptional regulator NikR, with amino-acid sequence MQRVTITLDEALAAELDAMVARRGYQNRSEAVRDLLRAGLQQSAAAEGESGPSLGALVYTYAHEQRDLARRLTGAFHHHHDLSVSSLHLHLSHETCLEVAVLRGEAAALRHFGEHVMAERGVRHGRLVLLPDAPEAAAEAAPQDAAD; translated from the coding sequence ATGCAGCGCGTGACCATCACCCTGGACGAGGCGCTGGCGGCTGAGCTGGACGCCATGGTGGCGCGGCGCGGCTATCAGAACCGCTCCGAGGCGGTGCGCGACCTGCTGCGCGCCGGGCTGCAGCAGAGCGCCGCGGCGGAGGGGGAATCAGGCCCGAGCCTGGGGGCCCTGGTCTACACCTATGCGCATGAGCAGCGCGACCTGGCGCGGCGGCTGACCGGCGCCTTCCACCACCATCACGACCTGTCGGTGTCGTCGCTGCATCTGCATCTCAGCCACGAGACCTGCCTGGAGGTCGCGGTGCTGCGCGGCGAGGCCGCGGCGCTGCGCCATTTCGGCGAGCATGTGATGGCGGAGCGGGGGGTGCGGCATGGCCGCCTGGTGCTGCTGCCGGACGCGCCCGAGGCGGCGGCGGAGGCAGCGCCGCAGGACGCGGCGGACTGA
- a CDS encoding HU family DNA-binding protein, translating into MTEETRPLSRQDLVDAAAAATSLPKTQADAVLKAVLAAVGDALGAGREVRLAGFGSFAVSERAARQGRNPATGEVVQIAASKSVKFKPAKDLKTRLGE; encoded by the coding sequence TTGACCGAAGAAACCCGCCCGCTCAGCCGCCAGGATCTGGTCGACGCCGCCGCCGCGGCCACCAGCCTGCCCAAGACCCAGGCCGACGCCGTGCTGAAGGCCGTTCTGGCCGCGGTGGGTGACGCCCTCGGCGCCGGTCGCGAGGTTCGCCTGGCCGGTTTCGGCAGCTTCGCCGTCAGCGAGCGCGCCGCCCGCCAGGGCCGCAACCCGGCCACCGGCGAGGTGGTGCAGATCGCCGCCAGCAAGTCGGTGAAGTTCAAGCCGGCCAAGGATCTGAAGACCCGCCTCGGCGAGTGA
- a CDS encoding SIS domain-containing protein: MASDTDSLDAARNTLDLEIQGLQALRRALENGLAEPLAQAMQAIRDTANGRVILTGMGKSGHVGRKIAATLASTGTPAYFVHPGEASHGDLGMIRGEDVVLALSWSGEAPELSDIVAYTRRFKVTLIAITSRPGSSLASAADIALILPAMPEACPNGLAPTTSTTMQMALGDALAVALLSQRGFSAKDFRQFHPGGKLGAQLRRARELMHDGTAVPMVPQTATLSQAIVEMTGKRFGVTAVVDAEGRLIGAVTDGDVRRAFEAAFVDRPVTEVMNREPRTIGPDMLAQEALALMTGHRITSLFVVEQGRPAGILHMHDLLRAGVA; the protein is encoded by the coding sequence ATGGCCAGCGACACGGACAGCCTGGACGCTGCGCGCAACACGCTCGACCTGGAGATCCAGGGGCTGCAGGCATTGCGCCGCGCCCTGGAGAACGGCCTGGCCGAGCCGCTGGCGCAGGCCATGCAGGCGATCCGCGACACCGCCAATGGCCGCGTCATCCTGACCGGCATGGGCAAGTCCGGCCATGTCGGGCGCAAGATCGCCGCCACCCTCGCCTCCACCGGCACGCCCGCCTATTTCGTGCATCCGGGCGAGGCCAGCCATGGCGATCTCGGCATGATCCGGGGCGAGGATGTGGTGCTGGCGCTGTCCTGGTCGGGCGAGGCGCCGGAGCTGTCCGACATCGTCGCCTATACCCGCCGCTTCAAGGTGACGCTGATCGCCATCACCTCGCGCCCCGGCAGCTCGCTGGCCAGTGCCGCCGACATCGCGCTGATCCTGCCGGCGATGCCGGAGGCCTGCCCGAACGGGCTGGCGCCCACCACCTCCACCACCATGCAGATGGCGCTGGGCGATGCGCTGGCGGTCGCGCTGCTGTCGCAGCGCGGCTTCTCGGCCAAGGATTTCCGCCAGTTCCATCCGGGCGGCAAGCTCGGCGCCCAGCTGCGCCGCGCGCGCGAGCTGATGCATGACGGCACCGCCGTGCCGATGGTGCCGCAGACCGCGACACTGTCCCAGGCCATCGTCGAGATGACCGGCAAGCGCTTCGGCGTCACCGCCGTGGTGGATGCAGAAGGCCGGCTGATCGGCGCGGTGACCGATGGCGATGTGCGCCGCGCCTTCGAGGCCGCCTTCGTCGACCGCCCAGTGACCGAGGTGATGAACCGCGAGCCGCGCACCATCGGCCCCGACATGCTGGCGCAGGAAGCGCTGGCGCTGATGACCGGCCACCGCATCACCAGCCTTTTCGTGGTGGAGCAGGGCCGGCCGGCCGGCATCCTGCACATGCACGACCTGCTGCGCGCCGGCGTGGCCTGA
- a CDS encoding polysaccharide pyruvyl transferase family protein produces MAVPDKVVPYRYYNVIRNCGDAITADILSGVLGVTGKVVDGSKPHLLGIGSIFFMATPHSHIWGSGVLNPANALPGFDPAKIHALRGALTREHLRSLGHRLPDVPLGDPGVLVDGLMQGFTPQRRYRAAVVPHHSSFHSRKYDAFRGSEEFCLVDMMDDSRLPLEQIAAADVVISQSLHGLIFAEALGKPNLWVSDNASPAWTFKFRDWYSTTEAPQAEPAPLSLTPEEMLRQAARRGLKIDRAALKAAFPHQLAAPGPEAGQDAMALRALSPLQIFVEEALSAQPPEPLIRRLRALRALAFRDVPEPTYLAVLGLGAGRPPSRAELLAAQRHLDLLRESDFVWFLPPGAEAGEIPPGLSRAKATLGESSLPAGSVLLRPNGAFSAASKFSYFRPAA; encoded by the coding sequence ATGGCCGTTCCGGACAAGGTCGTTCCTTATCGTTATTACAACGTCATCCGCAATTGCGGCGACGCCATCACCGCCGACATCCTCTCCGGGGTGCTGGGCGTCACCGGCAAGGTGGTGGACGGGTCGAAGCCGCATCTGCTCGGCATCGGCAGCATCTTCTTCATGGCGACGCCGCATTCGCATATCTGGGGCTCGGGCGTGCTGAACCCGGCCAATGCGCTGCCCGGCTTCGATCCGGCCAAGATCCACGCGCTGCGCGGCGCGCTGACGCGCGAGCATCTGCGCAGCCTGGGCCACCGCCTGCCGGATGTTCCGCTTGGCGATCCCGGGGTGCTGGTGGACGGGCTGATGCAGGGCTTCACGCCGCAGCGGCGCTACCGCGCCGCCGTGGTGCCGCACCATTCCTCCTTCCACAGCAGGAAATACGACGCCTTCCGCGGCAGCGAGGAATTCTGCCTCGTCGACATGATGGATGATTCGCGCCTGCCGCTGGAGCAGATCGCCGCGGCCGATGTGGTGATCTCGCAGAGCCTGCACGGGCTGATCTTCGCCGAGGCGCTGGGCAAGCCCAATCTCTGGGTGTCGGACAATGCCAGCCCGGCCTGGACCTTCAAGTTCCGCGACTGGTACAGCACGACCGAGGCGCCGCAGGCCGAGCCCGCGCCGCTCAGCCTGACGCCCGAGGAGATGCTGCGCCAGGCGGCGCGACGCGGGCTGAAGATCGACCGCGCCGCGCTGAAGGCCGCCTTCCCGCACCAGCTGGCGGCGCCGGGACCGGAGGCGGGGCAGGATGCGATGGCGCTGCGCGCCCTCTCCCCGCTTCAAATCTTCGTGGAGGAGGCGCTGTCGGCGCAGCCGCCCGAGCCGCTGATCCGCCGGCTGCGCGCGCTGCGCGCCCTCGCCTTCCGCGACGTGCCGGAGCCCACCTATCTCGCCGTGCTCGGCCTCGGCGCCGGAAGGCCGCCCAGCCGGGCCGAGCTGCTGGCGGCGCAGCGCCATCTCGACCTGCTGCGCGAGAGCGATTTCGTCTGGTTCCTGCCGCCCGGGGCCGAGGCGGGGGAGATCCCGCCCGGCCTGTCGCGCGCCAAGGCCACGCTGGGGGAGAGCAGCCTGCCCGCCGGCAGCGTGCTGCTGCGGCCGAATGGCGCATTCTCGGCGGCTTCGAAATTCTCCTATTTTCGCCCGGCGGCCTGA
- a CDS encoding polysaccharide pyruvyl transferase family protein, whose protein sequence is MGESKQEVSAATAEITADASTAPSAIDIRVDAITCDHAVLSTTAPGPVLAKEHLILSVGGRRFAHFSPAALAGTGQKRADGRVYFRIRLPCDVPDAHDRPEIEFRLRNSGELLANGARKPLPKTRKARALVLIPAGSRYDHDKIRLHNWPVSRVIDTYSNIGDLMVYDSTLKMLDFQTVEVGNITTFTQKEVDYYNSEFDFAFLRGSNFIHEYMDWARAGELIEQLKIPVFAIGVGAQAERRRMIDLPESGLRVWKAIADHCGSIGVRGDYSAEVLAHNGIKNVQVVGCPSVFRMCKPELQLKLKPAFDVHKVAFSLRREASGNYARDVENYLKVQRDFMLQVDQESRMTVTLHGEAEEKAFFFRDAKRRELATVKLRSSGWFTPENEAQMQRIYRDQLFFNTSVEQYDEFIRTQDFAIGWRVHGVLPALANGVPGMLVNYDERSAELAETFRIPLIEESQLPGASWRDFYTPDAFAPFLKAYPQRYAAMQTYLQQNGVPNRL, encoded by the coding sequence ATGGGCGAGAGCAAGCAGGAAGTGTCCGCAGCGACGGCCGAGATCACGGCGGATGCGAGCACGGCACCCTCCGCCATCGACATCCGGGTGGACGCCATCACCTGCGACCATGCGGTGCTGTCCACCACCGCGCCGGGCCCGGTCCTGGCGAAGGAGCATCTGATCCTTTCGGTGGGCGGGCGGCGCTTCGCGCATTTCTCGCCCGCCGCCCTGGCCGGCACCGGGCAGAAGCGGGCGGATGGCCGGGTCTATTTCCGCATCCGCCTGCCCTGCGACGTCCCCGACGCCCATGACCGTCCGGAGATCGAGTTCCGGCTGCGCAACAGCGGCGAGCTGCTGGCCAATGGCGCGCGCAAGCCGCTGCCCAAGACGCGCAAGGCGCGCGCCCTGGTGCTGATCCCGGCCGGCTCCCGCTACGACCACGACAAGATCCGCCTGCACAACTGGCCGGTCTCGCGCGTCATCGACACCTACTCGAACATCGGCGACCTGATGGTCTACGATTCGACGCTGAAGATGCTCGATTTCCAGACCGTCGAGGTCGGCAACATCACGACCTTCACGCAGAAGGAAGTGGACTACTACAATTCCGAGTTCGACTTCGCCTTCCTGCGCGGTTCCAACTTCATCCATGAGTATATGGACTGGGCGCGCGCCGGCGAGCTGATCGAGCAGCTGAAGATCCCGGTCTTCGCCATCGGCGTCGGTGCCCAGGCCGAGCGCCGGCGCATGATCGACCTGCCGGAATCCGGGCTGCGGGTGTGGAAGGCGATCGCCGACCATTGCGGCAGCATCGGCGTGCGCGGCGACTACTCGGCCGAGGTGCTGGCGCATAACGGCATCAAGAACGTCCAGGTGGTGGGCTGCCCCTCGGTGTTCCGCATGTGCAAGCCCGAGCTGCAGCTGAAGCTGAAGCCGGCCTTCGACGTGCACAAGGTCGCCTTCAGCCTGCGCCGCGAGGCCAGCGGCAATTACGCGCGCGACGTGGAGAACTACCTGAAGGTGCAGCGCGACTTCATGCTGCAGGTCGACCAGGAAAGCCGCATGACCGTCACCCTGCATGGCGAGGCGGAGGAGAAGGCCTTCTTCTTCCGCGATGCCAAGCGGCGCGAGCTGGCGACGGTCAAGCTGCGCTCCTCCGGCTGGTTCACGCCGGAGAACGAGGCGCAGATGCAGCGCATCTACCGCGACCAGCTCTTCTTCAACACCAGCGTCGAGCAGTATGACGAGTTCATCCGCACCCAGGACTTCGCCATCGGCTGGCGGGTGCATGGCGTGCTGCCGGCGCTGGCCAATGGCGTGCCCGGCATGCTGGTCAATTACGATGAGCGCAGCGCCGAGCTGGCGGAGACCTTCCGCATCCCGCTGATCGAGGAAAGCCAGCTGCCCGGCGCCTCCTGGCGCGATTTCTACACGCCCGACGCCTTCGCCCCCTTCCTGAAGGCCTATCCGCAGCGCTACGCGGCGATGCAGACCTATCTGCAGCAGAACGGCGTGCCGAACCGGCTCTGA